From Candidatus Baltobacteraceae bacterium:
AGTGGCCCTGACCGGACGCTGCAGATCGACCGCGAGATCGCGCGTCGAGGCGTAGGAGGTGACCCGCAGCGTGCGCGCGGCGCCGTTCTCCGGAAAGCCGGCGGGCCACTGCGCGTGAACGAATCCCGCGCCCCAGATGGGGTCTTTCGCGACCTGAACGATGGCGGCATTGCCGCTCTGTTCGCTGCGCAGCGGCTTCATCCAACTCGCCTGCGTGAACGAGGGAATCGGAACCCATGCCTGCACCGCGCCTTCGCGAGAAAACGAAAGGTCGGTGACGAGCCGGAACGTACGCCAGGCGCCAGGTGAAGGTGCGAACGGATCCGTCACGGAGGCCGTTGCCACCAGCGCGGTTCCTCCATATAGAAATTCGCTGCGATTCATTGCTCGAGCCTCCGCTTAATACTCCGTGCAGCTTCTTCATCGTCCGTTAATATCCGGCATGACCGAAGGAGCGCTTCTCGAACTCGACCGCATGAAACGCCTCATCGTTGCATGCTGCGCGTCGCTCGCGCTGTTGGCGCCAACCCTCCCCGTGCCGGCACAAGAACCGCCGCCGGCGCCGCAGATCGATCCCGCACTACTCGCGCTCGTTCGCCAAAAGATCAAGCACGTCTTCGTGATCTATCAGGAGAACCGCTCGTTCGATTCGTATTTCGGCACCTTCCCCGGCGCCGACAATCTCACGACGACGATGGCGCAGACGCAAGGATTTCGCCAGTACGATCCGCTCGGCAACCAGTGGGTCACCCCCTTTCGCATTACGACCCCGGACACCGCCGACGCGGATCATTCACGCCCCGCGCTCATCACCAAGAGCGACGGCGGCCGCATGGATCTCTTCGTGAGTACCGAGGAGTTCGGACTCCTGGCCAGGGGTTATTCGCGCGAAGACGCGCAGCGCGTCGGGCTGCTGACGATGGCGTTCGAGGACTGCGATACGGTCCCGTATCTGTGGATGTACGCCCACAACTTCACCCTGTTCGACCACTTCTTTCAAGCGATGTACGGTCCGTCGACGCCCGGCAACATCGACCTGATCGCGGCGCAAACGGGCCAAACGCAATGGGCGCGCCATGCCGATGAGCAAGTCGCCGCTAATTCCACCGGGCCCGGCGTTCCGGTCGTGAACGACACCGCGCCGAGTTTCGGGCCGTACGGCAACGGTTCGAATCCGGTTCCGGGAACGGGACAGTACGATCTCACCTTCGCGACCCTCATGCTCTCCCTCTCCGGTAAGGAAGCCGTCCACGCCAAACGCGACAACGACGACATCAAGGACGATGTCAAGGACCTCATACAACAAGGGCACGACGCGGTGCCGTGGGGCTGGTATCAAGTCGGGTATTCGTTTCCGAAGGGCCGCACCACGAACTTTGCGTACGTCACGCACCACAACGCGGTGCAATACTTCGGCTACTTGCGCGAGAACCCGTACTACTGGAGCGGCGTGCACGACGTGCGCGAACTGATCCCCCGGATCGAAAACGGCACGCTCGGTGATCGCGGCGTGATCTTCGTCAAGGGCGGCTACATCGATCCGTTCGGTTTCAAACCCGCCGACCCCAATCCGTACGTGCAGACGTATTTTCAGGGTGACGACGATCACCCCGGGTATTCGGATTCGCAAGTTTCCGAGGCGTTCGTCGCAAAATTCGTCAACGCGATCGCCAAGAGCAAGTACTGGAAGGACTCACTGATCCTCATCACCTGGGACGATTCCGAAGGGTTCTACGATCACGCGGCGCCGCCGCAATTCGAGCGCTGCCCCGACGGTCATCCGTGCGGTGACGGACCGCGGGTACCGGCGATCATCATCTCGCCCTTCGCCCGCGATCACGCGATCGATCACGATCTGGCCGATCACACCTCGTTCGCCAAGATGATCAGTAAGATTTTCGAAACGCCGCCCCTCGCCACGCTTCCGGACGAAGCGCCGTACATGCCGGAAGGTCCGCGTGACACCAACCTCGCGCTCTCGGA
This genomic window contains:
- a CDS encoding alkaline phosphatase family protein → MKRLIVACCASLALLAPTLPVPAQEPPPAPQIDPALLALVRQKIKHVFVIYQENRSFDSYFGTFPGADNLTTTMAQTQGFRQYDPLGNQWVTPFRITTPDTADADHSRPALITKSDGGRMDLFVSTEEFGLLARGYSREDAQRVGLLTMAFEDCDTVPYLWMYAHNFTLFDHFFQAMYGPSTPGNIDLIAAQTGQTQWARHADEQVAANSTGPGVPVVNDTAPSFGPYGNGSNPVPGTGQYDLTFATLMLSLSGKEAVHAKRDNDDIKDDVKDLIQQGHDAVPWGWYQVGYSFPKGRTTNFAYVTHHNAVQYFGYLRENPYYWSGVHDVRELIPRIENGTLGDRGVIFVKGGYIDPFGFKPADPNPYVQTYFQGDDDHPGYSDSQVSEAFVAKFVNAIAKSKYWKDSLILITWDDSEGFYDHAAPPQFERCPDGHPCGDGPRVPAIIISPFARDHAIDHDLADHTSFAKMISKIFETPPLATLPDEAPYMPEGPRDTNLALSDLLSALDPERLSGTKAPIPASAAIVDDIGVPPKMSCASLGIRPDVIPGENKPPAGFAPLTLEH